One stretch of Chitinophaga pendula DNA includes these proteins:
- a CDS encoding glycoside hydrolase family 18: MKAIIPLFVFILFAVLIPGSACKKQNEPGPIPLQHPVVPTAEYLSNLRAYKKSSHQLSYGWFGGSGGDGKTAMMMNRWESLPDSIDIISCWGGPPQLGTPHMEAMRNMQKNKGTRVVTCSIVGDHFLTNVDKDFIEKYTKGDEALLMRGMELAAKAVADSVEKYSLDGFDFDFEPSGYLTDPAKFHLFLLAVSKYLGPKSGTDKLLIVDSFVETLDSRSIPLLSYYVLQNYSPQGGTATGALNRLKRQVPGMPIEQCIIGENFESLWRDGGLLAAFARWQPPTGRKGGIAAYHLEYEYSNPSMPYMYMRQAIQIMNPAAK; this comes from the coding sequence ATGAAAGCAATCATACCTCTTTTCGTATTTATCCTATTTGCGGTGTTAATACCCGGCTCGGCTTGTAAGAAACAAAATGAACCCGGCCCGATCCCTTTGCAGCATCCCGTTGTTCCTACAGCGGAATACTTATCTAACTTAAGGGCATATAAGAAGAGCAGTCATCAGTTATCGTACGGATGGTTTGGAGGGAGTGGTGGCGACGGGAAAACGGCTATGATGATGAACCGGTGGGAAAGCCTGCCGGACAGCATAGATATTATTAGTTGTTGGGGAGGTCCGCCTCAGCTGGGAACGCCACATATGGAAGCTATGCGGAACATGCAGAAAAACAAAGGTACGAGAGTAGTGACTTGTTCTATTGTAGGCGATCATTTTCTTACCAATGTGGACAAAGATTTTATAGAGAAATATACGAAGGGGGACGAAGCCCTTTTGATGCGCGGAATGGAACTAGCTGCGAAAGCGGTGGCAGATTCTGTTGAGAAGTATAGTTTGGATGGTTTTGATTTTGATTTTGAACCATCCGGATATCTGACGGATCCCGCAAAATTTCATTTGTTTCTGCTGGCCGTATCAAAATATCTGGGGCCGAAATCGGGTACTGACAAGCTATTAATTGTAGACTCCTTTGTTGAGACACTTGATTCCAGGTCTATCCCGCTGCTTAGTTATTACGTGTTACAGAACTATTCTCCACAAGGCGGAACGGCTACCGGCGCGCTGAATCGTTTGAAGCGACAGGTACCTGGCATGCCCATAGAGCAATGTATTATAGGTGAAAACTTTGAGTCTTTATGGAGAGATGGAGGCTTACTGGCAGCCTTTGCAAGGTGGCAACCTCCGACCGGGCGAAAAGGAGGTATAGCGGCTTATCATCTTGAATATGAATATTCCAATCCGTCGATGCCTTATATGTACATGAGACAGGCCATCCAGATCATGAATCCGGCCGCGAAATAA
- a CDS encoding DUF1735 and LamG domain-containing protein has translation MKQIIPIVIMLLLATGIFSCKKETYSDALFITGTETNSSTALTVDQSASSTAISITSSGLASNDITVQLAIDTTLIAAYNQANRKNYKAPPSDLYSLSKGTVIIKSGTHISDAVAFTMRSNQGLQEGVSYMVPVTISHVSGGEKVLASSKTIFIIINKVIRSTVASITENYFKCDFSKNNDQLKNMRAISYEARVLVNNFDDHSPFISSLMGIEETYLLRFGDVTISKDQLQQAGGKPLTVPTSFATGRWYHIASTYDGSVQRIYVDGVLAVQESVSRTIDLTNTWAGGFHLGYSADGRLLDGLISECRVWSKALTQAEIQDGMCGVNPASPGLVAYWKLNEGTGNTAFDLSGNKHDAVAQRNVTWVTNVRCN, from the coding sequence ATGAAACAGATTATTCCTATTGTAATTATGCTGTTGCTGGCTACCGGGATATTTTCCTGCAAGAAGGAAACGTATAGCGATGCGTTATTCATTACCGGTACAGAAACTAACTCATCCACGGCATTAACTGTAGACCAATCGGCATCGAGCACAGCGATCAGCATTACGTCATCCGGGTTGGCAAGTAATGACATTACGGTACAACTTGCTATAGATACTACATTGATTGCGGCATACAATCAGGCCAACCGAAAGAATTACAAAGCACCGCCCTCAGATCTATACAGTCTTTCGAAAGGTACCGTAATTATCAAAAGCGGTACGCATATATCCGATGCTGTAGCCTTTACGATGCGCTCAAACCAGGGTTTGCAGGAGGGTGTATCTTATATGGTCCCGGTTACGATCTCGCATGTTTCCGGAGGAGAAAAAGTGCTGGCATCATCGAAAACTATCTTTATTATAATTAATAAAGTGATCCGTTCTACGGTAGCGAGTATTACGGAGAATTACTTCAAATGTGATTTTTCCAAGAACAATGATCAGCTTAAAAATATGCGGGCTATTAGCTACGAGGCGAGAGTACTGGTCAACAATTTTGATGACCACAGTCCTTTCATCAGTTCTCTTATGGGTATTGAGGAAACTTATTTATTACGCTTTGGTGATGTGACTATAAGTAAGGACCAACTTCAGCAAGCAGGAGGAAAACCACTTACGGTACCTACCTCTTTTGCTACGGGCCGATGGTATCATATTGCGTCGACATACGATGGTTCAGTGCAGCGGATTTATGTCGATGGTGTACTTGCTGTACAGGAGAGCGTCAGCAGGACGATAGACCTAACGAACACATGGGCAGGGGGATTTCATTTAGGCTATTCTGCGGATGGAAGGTTACTCGATGGGCTTATCAGCGAATGTCGTGTGTGGTCCAAAGCGCTGACACAAGCGGAGATACAAGACGGTATGTGTGGTGTGAATCCTGCTAGTCCCGGATTAGTCGCTTACTGGAAGTTGAATGAAGGTACCGGGAACACCGCCTTTGATCTCAGCGGCAATAAGCATGATGCTGTTGCTCAGCGGAATGTTACTTGGGTGACTAACGTAAGATGCAACTAG
- a CDS encoding BT_3987 domain-containing protein yields MKFNLSIHHLYLTYLFIPILIASCRKNDHLNTKDLLAYVPAGNSAYNILAVDSIKVLRSTILAAKDAGFPVLLSRAFERNVEVTARIDASLVAQYDSIYKPAVPSPVLSPGTFRIVNNGKVTIKTGQTQSGDSVLVQLADPTKLKAGTNNYVVPVVLTTASDGILVSGTRQIMFVKIPVSSVATSITSLAGKNVVSILLQSVNGVTSGASMVYLQGRLNLAINRALTANVQANGALVSSYNEVNGTRYQVFPSGSYQLAKASFNIPAGQAISSDSIQLELTDLSKFTPGANYLLPLELAADNQPDTPPADSAGRVVYVTLGVFVNNIDPTNARPTGITANRSSWQVSAGASLGGYDVTRILDDNNATSWHSDINLPAWVVLNMGHVSTIKGFSIVPSYQYLPGDFINMEIFSSNDGKEWKLEGRYSGTRTSNRSSASSPDVKYVRFLSPVTASYFKFNIIKTSAGGYAGMAELHAIE; encoded by the coding sequence ATGAAGTTCAATTTATCCATACATCATCTTTATCTAACCTATCTTTTTATCCCTATACTTATCGCCAGCTGTCGTAAAAATGACCATTTAAACACCAAGGATCTGCTGGCATACGTTCCTGCGGGCAACAGCGCCTATAACATTCTTGCTGTTGACAGCATAAAGGTTCTGCGCAGTACGATTCTGGCAGCAAAAGACGCTGGTTTCCCTGTATTATTGTCCCGTGCATTTGAAAGGAATGTGGAGGTGACGGCCCGTATAGATGCATCGCTGGTTGCGCAATACGATAGTATTTATAAACCGGCGGTGCCATCTCCGGTGTTATCGCCGGGGACCTTCAGGATTGTGAACAATGGAAAGGTGACCATCAAAACTGGGCAAACGCAATCGGGGGATTCTGTTCTTGTGCAATTAGCTGATCCAACTAAATTGAAGGCTGGTACAAATAATTACGTGGTACCGGTAGTGCTGACTACTGCCAGCGATGGCATTCTTGTAAGCGGCACACGTCAGATAATGTTTGTGAAGATACCTGTGAGTAGTGTTGCGACCAGTATAACAAGTCTGGCGGGCAAAAATGTTGTGAGTATCCTGTTGCAAAGCGTCAATGGTGTTACTAGCGGAGCCAGCATGGTGTATCTTCAAGGCAGGCTTAACCTGGCTATTAACCGGGCATTAACGGCCAATGTACAGGCGAATGGAGCCTTAGTGTCTTCCTATAATGAAGTGAATGGTACGAGGTACCAGGTTTTTCCCTCAGGATCATACCAGCTTGCAAAGGCCTCGTTCAATATTCCGGCTGGCCAAGCCATATCATCTGACAGTATCCAACTTGAACTTACTGATTTGTCGAAGTTCACTCCTGGAGCGAATTATTTGCTTCCATTGGAGCTAGCGGCTGACAATCAGCCAGATACTCCACCGGCAGATAGTGCAGGCAGGGTCGTGTATGTAACATTAGGTGTATTCGTTAACAATATAGACCCCACAAATGCCCGCCCAACCGGAATTACAGCAAACCGTTCCAGTTGGCAAGTTAGTGCTGGCGCCAGTTTGGGTGGTTATGATGTTACCCGGATACTTGATGATAATAATGCCACTTCGTGGCATTCAGACATTAATCTGCCGGCCTGGGTGGTATTAAATATGGGGCATGTAAGTACCATTAAAGGGTTTTCGATCGTTCCCAGTTATCAATACTTGCCTGGTGATTTTATCAATATGGAAATATTTTCCAGCAATGATGGCAAGGAATGGAAGCTGGAGGGCCGCTATTCTGGTACCCGCACATCAAACCGTTCTTCTGCATCTTCACCAGACGTCAAGTATGTTCGATTTTTGTCGCCGGTGACGGCCTCCTATTTCAAGTTTAACATTATTAAGACCAGCGCCGGTGGTTATGCCGGCATGGCAGAGCTACACGCTATTGAATAA
- a CDS encoding DEAD/DEAH box helicase encodes MKFEQYHISPEIKRSLEDLGFKRPTDIQFKAIPSILKGDDVMAIAQTGTGKTAAFAIPVLHILQRLHPKKTKGEVRCLVMVPTRELAIQIAEVFSTLAKYTRLSILGLHGGVEQEPQIQQLRKGVDVLIATPGRMFDLVSQQHIDLSQTGILILDEADHMLDLGFIKDIRDVLRHLPRQHQTLFFSATIDTDIKDLAYSVVRNPIRIQISPQDPVSKNVSHAVAFVEMDDKRFFLERLVREFPENKILVFVRTKVRAERVHAAMQRVGVPTITMHGGKEQNDRLQVMEQFKTGAVKILIATDVSARGIDIPNVDYVVNYDLPDVEENYVHRVGRTGRGVQKGQAVSFCSKEEEPILKAIETYIGKPITEMKIDKNDYRETIAFSEDIPNDNWQLLIDQHEASLKEAKKKKKKK; translated from the coding sequence ATGAAATTCGAGCAATACCATATATCTCCGGAAATTAAAAGAAGCCTGGAAGATCTGGGATTCAAACGGCCTACAGATATACAATTCAAAGCCATCCCGTCTATCCTCAAAGGCGATGACGTAATGGCCATCGCACAAACAGGGACCGGCAAAACAGCCGCTTTCGCCATCCCCGTACTCCACATACTGCAGCGCCTGCATCCCAAAAAAACAAAAGGAGAGGTGAGATGCCTCGTCATGGTACCCACCCGCGAACTGGCTATCCAGATAGCCGAAGTGTTCTCCACCCTCGCCAAATATACCCGCCTTAGCATACTAGGCCTCCATGGCGGCGTCGAACAGGAACCCCAGATACAACAACTGCGCAAAGGCGTCGATGTCCTCATCGCCACCCCAGGCAGAATGTTCGACCTCGTCAGCCAACAACATATAGACCTCAGCCAGACCGGTATCCTCATCCTCGATGAAGCCGACCACATGCTCGACCTGGGATTTATCAAAGATATCCGCGACGTACTCAGACACCTGCCCAGACAACACCAGACCTTGTTCTTCTCCGCGACCATCGATACAGATATCAAAGACCTGGCCTACTCCGTAGTGAGAAATCCAATACGTATCCAGATATCCCCCCAGGATCCCGTATCCAAAAATGTCAGCCACGCCGTAGCCTTCGTCGAAATGGATGACAAACGTTTCTTCCTCGAACGCCTCGTCCGCGAATTCCCGGAAAATAAAATATTGGTGTTCGTCCGCACCAAAGTCCGCGCAGAAAGAGTGCACGCCGCCATGCAAAGGGTAGGGGTTCCCACCATCACCATGCACGGCGGTAAAGAACAGAACGACCGCCTCCAGGTCATGGAACAGTTCAAAACAGGTGCCGTCAAAATACTCATCGCAACAGATGTCAGCGCCCGCGGGATCGACATCCCCAACGTCGACTATGTAGTCAACTATGACCTGCCCGACGTGGAAGAAAATTACGTACACCGCGTAGGCCGCACCGGCCGCGGCGTGCAGAAAGGACAGGCCGTCTCCTTCTGCAGCAAAGAAGAAGAACCCATCCTCAAAGCCATCGAAACTTATATCGGCAAACCCATCACCGAAATGAAGATCGATAAAAATGACTACCGCGAAACCATCGCCTTCTCAGAAGATATTCCCAACGATAACTGGCAACTCCTCATCGACCAGCACGAAGCTTCCCTCAAAGAAGCCAAAAAGAAAAAAAAGAAGAAATAA
- a CDS encoding TCR/Tet family MFS transporter → METSAKARGALGFIFITLFLDVMGLGIIIPVFPKLIERLIHGDLSAASRWSGLLIFVYAIAQFIFAPVLGNLSDRYGRRPVLLCSLLGFGLDYIFMAFAPTIGWLFVSRLLAGITGASFTTASAYIADISTPEKRAQNFGLIGAAFGLGFIFGPVIGGVLVQFGDKVPFLTAASLTLLNVLYGFFILPESLPLTNRRAFDWKRANPVGALMQLKKYPAVYGLLITLITFYMASTGIQSTWTYYCMAKFNWNETWVGYSLGFSGLMTAFVQLVVIRIALPKLGQEKSVYLGLTIISIGLFLLGMAAEGWMMFAILVPYAFGNIAGPALSSFITGQVPPNEQGELQGALTSLMSATGIISPLIMTNLFAYFTQKGAPVHFPGAPFVLCSILVAIGLLFARRSMGRVNA, encoded by the coding sequence ATGGAAACGTCTGCTAAGGCCCGCGGCGCGCTGGGCTTTATATTTATTACCCTCTTCCTCGATGTAATGGGCCTCGGCATCATTATCCCGGTATTCCCCAAATTGATCGAACGGCTCATTCATGGCGATCTGAGCGCTGCCTCCCGCTGGTCAGGCCTGCTCATCTTCGTATATGCAATAGCACAGTTCATCTTTGCGCCCGTCCTGGGCAACCTCAGCGACCGCTATGGCCGCCGGCCCGTATTACTTTGCTCCCTGCTGGGCTTCGGACTGGACTATATCTTCATGGCCTTCGCACCTACCATCGGCTGGCTCTTCGTGAGCCGCCTGCTGGCAGGTATCACCGGCGCCAGCTTTACCACCGCTTCCGCCTATATCGCCGATATAAGCACCCCCGAAAAAAGAGCGCAGAACTTCGGACTCATCGGTGCCGCCTTCGGCCTCGGCTTCATCTTCGGCCCCGTCATCGGCGGCGTATTGGTACAGTTCGGAGATAAAGTCCCCTTCCTCACCGCCGCCAGCCTCACCTTGCTCAACGTGCTGTACGGATTTTTTATCCTACCCGAATCACTGCCCCTCACCAATAGAAGAGCCTTCGACTGGAAACGCGCTAACCCCGTTGGCGCCCTCATGCAGCTGAAGAAATACCCGGCCGTTTATGGCCTCCTGATCACCCTCATCACCTTCTATATGGCCAGCACCGGCATACAAAGCACCTGGACCTACTACTGCATGGCCAAATTCAATTGGAACGAAACATGGGTAGGCTACTCCCTCGGCTTCAGCGGCCTCATGACCGCATTCGTACAGCTGGTAGTGATCCGGATCGCCCTGCCCAAACTAGGACAGGAAAAAAGCGTATACCTGGGACTAACCATCATTTCTATCGGCCTCTTCCTCCTCGGAATGGCAGCAGAAGGCTGGATGATGTTCGCCATCCTCGTACCATACGCCTTCGGTAACATCGCCGGCCCCGCACTCTCCAGCTTCATCACCGGACAAGTCCCTCCCAACGAACAGGGCGAACTCCAGGGTGCCCTCACCAGCCTGATGAGCGCCACCGGCATCATATCCCCGCTCATCATGACCAACCTGTTCGCCTACTTCACACAAAAAGGAGCGCCCGTACACTTCCCCGGAGCTCCCTTCGTACTCTGTAGTATACTCGTAGCAATAGGTCTCCTTTTCGCCAGAAGAAGTATGGGCCGCGTAAATGCTTGA